From a region of the Rhipicephalus microplus isolate Deutch F79 chromosome X, USDA_Rmic, whole genome shotgun sequence genome:
- the LOC142777212 gene encoding uncharacterized protein LOC142777212, which translates to MPKNSSCCFQCPLLADFYHENISMCCCVYPIYASCIFLQRKHLLQIGGRGLREIGVNAMKAVLAHDVQVLYSLHGRKGKRAFVNLRLCRLVTDVICQKAGCDQAEALNFIKRWLPGSGDRCGGRKRRFREAFVVEQPDDPHSQSADYRLTRQLASCPATAARALTAPLSLCPQRNLTCSRAGLF; encoded by the exons atgcccaaaaattcaagttgttgttttcagtgtcctcttcttgcagatttttatcatgaaaacatttcgatgtgctgttgcgtttaccccatctatgcttcttgcatttttttacagcgcaagcacctcctgcagattgggggacgtggcctccgagaaattggtgtgaatgccatgaaggctgtattggcacatgacgtgcaagtgctgtacagccttcatggcagaaaagggaaaagggcctttgtgaacctgaggctctgtagattagtgacag atgtcatctgccaaaaagcagggtgcgaccaggcggaggccctcaactttattaagaggtggctgccagggtctggtgatcgctgtgggggcaggaagcggcgcttcagagaagcatttgttgtggagcagcccgatgatccccactctcagagtgcagattatcggctgacgcggcagctggcttcctgcccagccacagcagccagggccttgacagcaccactgtcactgtgcccccaacgcaacctgacctgcagtagagcgggccttttttag
- the LOC142775301 gene encoding ubiquitin-conjugating enzyme E2 Z-like, with protein sequence MDEARRSAATCNFETALAKPNQPSGQCLLRLNHDLKNIIDNPVPGIFVEPEKGDITYVHAVIVVPDHTPCQGGLFHFVLKFPLNYPNCPPQVRFMTTDGGRVRFNRKLYCSGLVSLSIPGTFHGPSWNPEMTLKTVVVSIQSSLIEQPLADEPALGRELETWLEKTVGCNAKLRSQTLRVAICDALEACLLGNSLYPQDLQTAVMKHFVQDYDKYENVAFSLLGEDSSKEESQQYAALLERLQDLYDRILQNSPTMRKICQSNYKGIMNF encoded by the coding sequence ATGGACGAAGCTCGGCGAAGTGCAGCTACGTGCAATTTCGAGACCGCGTTGGCCAAGCCCAACCAGCCGTCGGGGCAGTGTCTACTGAGACTTAACCACGACCTCAAGAACATCATTGACAACCCTGTGCCAGGAATCTTCGTCGAGCCCGAAAAAGGCGACATCACCTACGTCCACGCCGTCATCGTGGTACCCGACCACACGCCGTGCCAGGGAGGCTTGTTCCATTTTGTGCTGAAGTTCCCCCTCAACTACCCAAACTGTCCACCGCAGGTGCGCTTCATGACGACCGACGGCGGAAGGGTGCGTTTCAACAGGAAACTGTATTGCAGTGGGCTCGTCTCCCTCAGCATTCCGGGCACGTTTCACGGACCCTCGTGGAACCCAGAGATGACCCTGAAGACGGTGGTGGTTTCGATCCAGTCGTCGCTCATCGAGCAGCCATTGGCCGACGAACCTGCACTGGGACGGGAGTTGGAAACTTGGCTCGAAAAGACGGTTGGTTGCAACGCAAAACTGCGCTCCCAGACACTCAGGGTTGCGATTTGCGACGCACTCGAGGCTTGCCTCCTCGGCAACTCGTTGTACCCGCAGGACCTGCAGACGGCAGTGATGAAGCACTTCGTACAAGATTATGACAAGTACGAAAATGTAGCCTTCTCTCTTCTTGGTGAAGACTCAAGCAAGGAGGAATCTCAGCAGTACGCAGCGCTACTCGAGAGACTGCAGGACTTGTATGATCGAATACTGCAAAACAGCCCAACGATGAGAAAAATCTGTCAAAGCAACTACAAGGGCATCATGAACTTTTAA